Within Cucumis melo cultivar AY chromosome 4, USDA_Cmelo_AY_1.0, whole genome shotgun sequence, the genomic segment tattaaatattaaattaaatctaaCATATAAATAATTAAACTTCCCTATCAAAAGGAAACTCCAATACCCTTTCGTCCACTTCCCAACAAATCACATTTATGAAAAAGGTGACCCCTCTTCGAGTTCGTTCTTGTTCTTATTTTTCATATACTTCGTATTTATTTTTTGATCCataaaaagaaatgttttttttctttcttaataaCTATATGTTctttatattattgtttttttttcatacaAAAAAGTTACATGCCACGTGGCTTACGACATtttgttgtgttttttttttaaattttatgttttcttaAAAAAGCAACATGAGGGAGACCTTTTGTTGTATGTACTTTGGTTCAATGTATTTTAGGTCGCACTTACGGTTATTGCAATCGTAATGTGTTTCGCTCACGTATTGATTACAATGAACTTTAATTGTAAATGAGATTCTTTGGATGGGGTTTTTATTTTGCTACAAATTGATATAATTGTAATAGAAAATAACGATTTTCAAATAAGATTTATAGTTATTTGATTTAATAAGATTATGTTATTTAATCTATATTCTcgaattaaatttttataacaAACTAATCCAAAGGTTACATATAGAacaaaaagaaattgagaaaaaattACGATACGTCTTATatgattttcaaatataattggATCGAGCACTCTTGTCTCTATTATCGAATTAGGGATATTGTTGTAGAGCTTACGATTTTACAAAATACTAATAcaaaacaacaaattaaattGAGGTCTCACCTTTTTCCTTATTGCCATCGATTGATTACAATATTAGTCAACAGCAACAAACGAAATCACAAACAAATCATGCCTACGTTTCAAATTTATCAAAAGCACAATAAACTAAATTTGAAAAGTCGGGAGTGTAAGACAAAAAGCACTTGTATTTATGTATCTCACTCTCCTCGAACACAAATAACACGTACAAACAATGAattaagatatttaaaaaatgaagtaAGAATAAAACCGATACATTCAATATACACTTAATAGACTTTTTAGATGTGATAAATCTCATATATACCTAATAaacatatttatataaataaactttaaaaataacaaaatatccAAAGCATTTATTTGAACGAAGATAAGTAAATATAAACATagataaaacaaatatttacaaaatatagcaaaattttagattctataaagttataaatagataaatttatattattatctataaagtatatcaatatttattaatgtctattattgatatatagaatctgaaattttgctatattttgtaaaacatttcttgaaattttagattttttttttatgatttttcaaaaacaattatgacatttttgtaaaatggcatttgttttaataattttcatCAATTCTAAACTGCCTTCATTCATTAAAAGCTCTCATAAATGGTTCTTTTCCCCAACCGCATCGACACGAAGCTCCTTCGCCACACCACTAATCTCCCCCATTTCTATAAATTCAACTTCTCTCATTACTCCACACAATTAATTCATCGTCTCTGCTTTTCCATCACGGCGGCGCCAATATGGACGGAGTTGCTAAAACCACTCCAATTTCCGATTTGAAATTTTCGTCGGTGGTTCCGGCGAAGGCCACCGGCGAAGACGAGGTGAAGGAACTGACGGCGATGGATTTAGCGATGAGACTTCATTACATCAGAGGAGTTTATTTCTTCAGAGCGAGCGAAGAGGTGAAGAATCTGACGATTTATGACTTGAAAAAGCCTCTGTTTCTATTGTTGGAGAAATACTACGTCGTTTCAGGGAGGATTCGACGGAGAATCATCGGAGATAATGATGGAGATCGGGCTTTTATTAAGTGTAATGATAGTGGAGTGAGGATTGTTGAAGCAGATTGTGAGAAAACGATTGAGGAATGGCTTTcgattgaagatgatgatgatgataaaaTTTTGAATCGTGATGGTTGTTTGGTTCATTCTCAAGCTATTGGTCCTGATCTTGGATTTTCCCCTCTTGCTTTCATTCAGGTATGTTCATGttgtttgatttttcttcttgttctaactcaaaatgaaaaaaaaaaattcatatgtATAATATAAAGTGTGTTTTGAATatctttcatgaagaaattttgaaaaatatgaaatttggAGGTTTTTGGATTAACTACTCTTCTTTTatcttaatttaaaattagtaaaaatgttaaaataaacttttacataaaaaaatcacttttgaaaaaaagttattaaacaaaagccttttttttttttaattgaaaggatattaaaagaaaagtaaaaaattgaaatcatttataaaatatagcaaaatttatcgaaggttaattaaaatattttacttaTTTCAAAAGGGATCATTCCTATAGTTTCAAATGGTTTATTTCGATTAGTTACTTTTAAAGTTTATCGACATAGATGAATCTCAATAAATGATAAAGAAGTTTGAAATTCAATTTAGGGTGGTCACAGGTCATCTAacctaaaaattaatttattacgAATTTCGTTGACACCTAAATATTGTTGGGTTAAATGAGTTTAGTTAAAGTTTGTACAAAATGACTTGAACACTCGCGATATAAAAAAAGAATgtcaaaatttttattaaagaaattGCCTTCAAACCTCCCGTCTTTGTGCTACCAAGTTGCACAGGGACAACTTCTACCTAAACATCACTCGGTTTCTTTTAAACATccttttaatttagttttttgtGTAGTTAGGATGGGCTCGAACGGTAAATGTCTATTAACCTAAATATAATAGTTAATAGTTAATCTCGAGTGAAATGTAATTTCTAGAGACGTATCAAATTTTGaccctaaattttaaaatgaaaatctaaaaaattgatTATTTAATAATTGACTTCTTTTTAGATTATTTAATATCTTTGAATTATAAGGTTGAAGATTAGAAAATGAATAAAACGTTACTAATTAAGTTAAGAACGTCAATGCCAACTAAACTATAGATGTGATAGGACATTAGAGCAATGATTAAGCGTAACTTAAAAGCTTCGAGCTCTCAATGGAGCTGTCAATCGTCTTAATTTCCATTAACACGATTGAATATATGTACGTTCTTTTTTTCTGAGTACGGTTAATTGTGGACGTGACAGCTTGAACTATTATGAGCTATCCAACATGCAAAAAAGTTGTTGAAATGTCACGTGATTAACtgtttgttttattgtttaattttataataatctCACAATAAAGAAAATTATGACCCAAATTGCCCTACACTTAATGTTATAGTAATCTCACCATAATAATTAAGTTTAGTGTATATTCAACTTTGTtattcatttaaataaaatttctatttatttaaatattaattgataaaaatatttaGCAAAAGGAttgaaagagatttttttaaaaatagaaaatttgacGGACTATTTACGCTCTATAACAAAATCACTAAAAAGACAAAATTAATTAcacttgtttttttaattaagtgtaaatattttgttaattgttataattttgacaattttctaTATTGGACGCGTGGTGAAAACTATTTACAAACTATAgcaaaaatttattaaattctCTATATTCCATTTcaagattttgctatattttgtatatAGTTTCATTTTGTGTATTATTCATAACGATTATTTTCATGGAATATCTTAGTCGACTTTTGTGTGTAAAATAAAATACCTTTCTTGTGTTGTATCAACGTAATCCCTCATTTTTAAAATAGGGGTTTAACATcgagttgattttttttttcctgtttttATTGTTGTTCTTTTTATGTGCAACAAATATTTGAATTTCCGTCAAACTCCAAGAAAAGAGCAAAAACTTTTAATtcctttttagttttaaaaaatttaggTTGATTTTTTAAAACAGATTACAGACTTCTTAAAATTGACTTGAAAATAatgctttatatatatatatatatatatatatatatatatatatatatatatatatatatatatatatatatataaagtgtTTTGATAAAGTATTACTTAAAATATATTTCAACGTGTTGTCAAACAAGTCtagctttttttaaaaaaaaaaagtaatttattttttatattaaacaCTCAATGATGCATTCTTTGTACATCATAAAATTATAGCAAAactttaataaaaatttaattgaaaaagaatATCATTTTAGTTCCTAAGTTTGAAAGAATACACATGTGCTTGATATATGAATTCTAAAATTGTACTTTTTAATACTTAGTTTACGAGAGTATATTAATTTGGTCCCCAATTTTAGTAGATGGGTTTTGAAAATTGGACTGAAAATATCGctcaaataattttaaataattatataatatttaaaataatagattttgaaaactaactaaataagtCTATTTGTATGAACTTAAAAGGTTAAAAgagtacattttttttttaatttaagaacTAGACCTACAAATTCATCAAAACTCGAAGATGGAAAAGGTCAaacttttctttattaatttaGTGTAATCGCAATTAAAAACATCGAGCAGATCGATACATAAAAAATGGAGTTGGAATTGGAATTCTATTAAATTGGTATTATATTTGTCGTCTAGGACGGCTAGTTATGAATAGACAGCATGAGGTATAAGAACCATGAAATGTGTGATATTGTtggtttgtttatttatttagttaacAGCAAAGTTCTTGAACGTATTGGTTCATATTAATGTCAGTGTTGGAGCAAAGTTCTCCACCTATCATTAAAAGTTGTTGAAATCTCACGTGACAAAAATGTGactttattgttatttattttaatattatatagtGTATTTATAATCAACAATGGTCCTTCCAAGTTCTACATTATTGGAAAGTAAgaacaaaaaatatttttattattcattAGTGTTCTGACtaaaaagaattattattttttattgtccATATATGTTTGGGTTCGTACAATCTCAATTCCTATGCtttcaagtgtttaattattgtatgttttaataaattttaaattgagtATTTGAAAGTTAAGTTTGGTCCTAatttgttaaataataataataaataccattgtgaaaatacaaatataaattatCTTGGAAGGAAGCATCTAGGataaaattatttgtaaaatatagcaaaattaatgaatttaatgaattttattatattttataaataattttaatatttttctatttttaaaaatgtctcattttttgtatttattttaaaaatactaaTAGACAACAGGGGAATAACCCGACAATCTAACCCATATTATAAGCATTGAGTTGGGCTAGTTCAAAACTTAGGTTAGGTCGATTCaaaatttaggtttttttttccttcaaattgggttaagttgaaaattttggttgaGAATATTATTCTGGTTATTAGGATTGTCAACCCAACCAGCCTAAATATATGGAGTCTCTCAACCCAACTCGTCCTCAATAGACAACcagttttaaaagaaaaatagaaaggttatttaagtttaaaaactaaaattaaaaatttgaaaataaaaaactaacaCTCAACAAATTATAAAGTTGAAAAATCAAAAGAATATTTTATtcaatgttaaaaaaaaaaaaaaactaacaaaaCCAAATTATTTCAAAACTACAACAACTCTAATTAGATTAATTGAGATGGTTTCctacattttgtaaatattttaattaattttcaatatttaaaaataattatttatatattttttaacctAGCTgttacaaaaattaaaagaaaaagtaaaaagataaaaaaagtgACAGCTCACTGAATGAATGAATGCTAAAGAAGAAAATGACTTTTGCCTGCACGCAGCTAACTCGGTTCAAGTGCGGCGGACTATCCGTGGGCCTTAGTTGGACTCACGTTCTCGGCGACATCTTCTCCGCCTCCACCTTCATCAACGTATGGGGTCACATCATGAACTACCGCCCCCTCCATCAACTCCGTCCGGCGCCAGCTACCCATATCCCCCCATCCACATCATCCAGACTGATCTCCACACCACCGCTCAAGAGACTCGACCCCACTGGAGACCTCTGGATCGGGTCGACCGACTGCAAGATGGCGACGCGGTCATTCCGAATCGCGTCGGAGCAATTGGATCGAATCACGAGCGTCGTCGGCCGGAATCGATCCGTGAACTTCTCAACATTCGAATCTATAACTGCAGTTTTCTGGAAATCTCTGTCGAAAATACGCCTTGAGGATTCGGGCTCCAGGACGATCTCGATCTATTCGACGAAATTCCCTAACAGAGAAGGCGAAATTCCGAGTAACGGAATGGAAATGAGCGGCGTCGAGGCCGATTTTCCTGTGGCCGGAGCAGCGGAAGGGGAATTAGCGGAGGTGATCGTGAAGAAGAAAATCGATGAAGGCGGAGAAATTGAGGAATTGGTGGAGACAAAAATGAACGATTCAGATTTCATAGCGTACGGAGCGAGATTGACGTTCGTTGATTTGGAAGAAGCGGATATTTACGGCTTCGAATTGGAAGGGCAAAAGGCTGTTCATGTGAACTATGAAATTGGAGGAGTTGGTGAAAACGGCGTCGTTCTAGTACTTCCAGGACCGCCGCGTAGTGATGGAAGAGACGGCGGTGGACGGACGGTGACAGTTATCTTGCCGGAGAAAGAGCTGCCGGAGCTCATTGATGAAATGGTGAAGCAATGGGGAATTGTTTGAAATCAAAATgctaattttatatattaaagagaTGAATTTCgtattgaaataaataaattaagtaATGTTTTTATGtgattaaatttgtaatttaaaatcgAACTCAGTATAAAATTTGTTCATTCTATACATATTTGTAAATAAATGTTGATTTAAAATGAGCATTTTATAATTACTTTTTTCGTTAAAATATTGTTTtcgtttaatatatttttttaaaattattataaagtAAATGactactaaaaaaataaatttctatctATGTCTAATATACATTTTCCCTTGTTATCTTAAAAGTTGCTTCGAAGATATATTTacttataatatataattacgTGAAAATTATAATTGTTAAAGTTTTCTTTGAcccaaataaaattattattatgattattatttaaCAATTACTAGCAATAATTAATTTCGAAATGGTAAATCTAAAGTacaaaaaatgaataaatttcAAAGTATATACAAATGATATTTTAACAATTATTTTACACATTATCGATATCTTTCGATagatataatttttaaaataaaagtattaTTCAAACAAATAcgtaaataaattaatttatatctCTTATTCGAACTAAAATTTTCTTATTATAGGAAACCAACAAAATTATCGATCACTTTGTATAGCTTAATATTTGTAGTACTAATTTAAAAAGTTGAAGTACGAAGGTTTgctttcaaaaataataataataaataaatcacacttcatgatcaaaagtcactaaaaaataaaatttattttgcaAAATTTTGTGGAAGGTAAATATTTAtcaatttttaccatttttaactatttcaaaatattaacttcttaatggatttttttaaatagaaaaatagaaaagaacaaacaaactatttatcattaatacaaattttgttaaactttgaagtataaaaatataattaaataaactttTTGAAAATTCCACCATGCAATTATAATAGCTAAATCATAGGAAAATGAGGGCTAAATTTGACATTATGAAaactaattttcaaaattcCAACTGCTACCAAATAACTaatctaatttaattcaaccaaaatttaagatctaaatcattAATATATGATTCAAACATTTAacttaaaagtatatatatctATTGTATTATTGGCAAATCAAGTGGGATGAAGATAGAAAATATATCTATTCTTAATTCAAAAataggttttttaaaaataattttctattatattattgaaaaaaaaattatattgtaaCAAACAAAGATGGAGGTGATAAGAgaaccaaataaaataaaatatgatataATTTGAACTAACACGACAAAcagtgtttttgtttttaatataatgtatattttttaataacttaaaataataatacataCAATATAATAAAAAGGATACAGCAATATAGAAAACCTATATTTTAGGAGGATATTCAAACATTCGCAACAATTTAATTAGATGTTTCCTGCATAAGAATCTATGATGTTTGTGAAACAAATGACTCCTAATTGCGGGGGAGAATATGAATGATTTTGAATCAAATAAGATAACGAAGAAGTATGAGTTATGATatcgtgaaaaaaaaaaagaaaaaaaaagtcctaaaagataatatataattatataaatttgtcGTCTTACTTCTTCATTtaaatatatacttttaaaatataaaaattgtttaaaataaaaatattaattcatgtgttttattatatttgatggAAAGTTGTTTTTATATACAAGTTTTGTTTAAGAATAACTTCGAtgtaaaacaattttttatttggtgAATCCGAAATATGCTCAAAGTTATCATACTCAAGATACAATTCTTGAGAGTCCAATAATTAAATGAACCTAAAATTAAAGGATTTTGTACAAATGATCACGAGAGTGAATATGGAGTGTTGAAGACCATCAACTTCGGAATGACAACAAGACAGAACATAGGAACTCCTGAATTTATGTGTTATGATACTATCTTAAATCACtgattaacaaaaaaaaaaaaaaattagttggtgattcatttattttaaaaatagtcaAATTTTTGTTTGACCCAAAATTACCATAAAAAATGGCATCGTTGACTTCGTGATTACAGAgttattatgaaaaataaagaattaCGTGGAAACCCAAAAACAAAATTGTATTTTTTAGTGTAATCAAAATCACGTTTGGTgtcattaaaaaatttaaaattcatattcaaaattcaaaatttatgtTTGGTCGTGAATTTCAAAATGCAATAGTGCATCTCATGTTCAcaatttttgaaaagaaaatcttaAAACAAAGGAAAGAATCATTTATTGTTTTTGCAAATAGGCTATTTTGAGTGCTGTTTTTTGAAATCGTTTTTATAACATTTATACCAACACACGttcttattgtttttcttttgtattttttcgAAAAGTATCGCAAAAGCATATTAGGTGCCGGTTGAGTTGAACTCGTTGGAAGTATAGATCTAATGTAAAGTATACTTTCCCCCTTTTTTGTCTCTCTTTCTCAAATTGGAATATTTGCAATTAG encodes:
- the LOC103503654 gene encoding protein ECERIFERUM 2 produces the protein MDGVAKTTPISDLKFSSVVPAKATGEDEVKELTAMDLAMRLHYIRGVYFFRASEEVKNLTIYDLKKPLFLLLEKYYVVSGRIRRRIIGDNDGDRAFIKCNDSGVRIVEADCEKTIEEWLSIEDDDDDKILNRDGCLVHSQAIGPDLGFSPLAFIQLTRFKCGGLSVGLSWTHVLGDIFSASTFINVWGHIMNYRPLHQLRPAPATHIPPSTSSRLISTPPLKRLDPTGDLWIGSTDCKMATRSFRIASEQLDRITSVVGRNRSVNFSTFESITAVFWKSLSKIRLEDSGSRTISIYSTKFPNREGEIPSNGMEMSGVEADFPVAGAAEGELAEVIVKKKIDEGGEIEELVETKMNDSDFIAYGARLTFVDLEEADIYGFELEGQKAVHVNYEIGGVGENGVVLVLPGPPRSDGRDGGGRTVTVILPEKELPELIDEMVKQWGIV